The following proteins are co-located in the Methylomonas sp. 11b genome:
- a CDS encoding MFS transporter small subunit has product MNNSETSKSSSPWLLAVFWLYVLIPLSWGVWSTLKKALALFG; this is encoded by the coding sequence ATGAATAACTCAGAAACCAGTAAATCTTCCAGCCCCTGGCTGTTGGCGGTATTTTGGCTTTATGTGCTGATTCCACTTAGTTGGGGGGTGTGGTCTACGTTGAAAAAGGCCTTGGCTTTGTTCGGCTGA
- a CDS encoding L-lactate MFS transporter, whose product MSGFFSKQHSVAQPGYSRWLVPPAALSVHLCIGQAYAFSVFNDPLTRVIGVASSAPEDWKLTTLGWIFSLAIVFLGLSAAFGGKWLEKVGPRLTMVVAACCFGGGFLISALGVHLHEIWLIYLGYGVIGGIGLGLGYVSPVSTLIKWFPDRRGMATGMAIMGFGGGAMIGAPLSVLLMDQFKSAESVGVVQTFLVMGGLYFCSMLIGALTIRIPPPNWQPEGWTPPLVQNKMITDKHVHIDQALKTPQFYLLWLVLCLNVTAGIGVLGQASVMIQEMFKGSVTPASAAGFVGLLSLFNMGGRFFWSSASDFLGRKNTYFIFFAVGAGLYATIPTMGMTGNMALFVLLYALIMSMYGGGFSTIPAYLADIFGTRFVGGIHGRLLTAWSTAGVLGPVLVNYIREYQINQGVAKADAYNVTMYIMAGLLVVGFIANLSIRPVHEKHHMKHGDFDELDGIYPADEAEH is encoded by the coding sequence ATGTCGGGATTTTTTTCCAAACAACATAGCGTCGCGCAGCCCGGCTATAGCCGGTGGCTGGTGCCGCCGGCGGCATTGTCCGTGCATCTTTGCATCGGCCAAGCCTACGCATTCAGTGTGTTTAATGATCCGTTGACGCGAGTGATAGGTGTCGCTAGTTCCGCGCCGGAGGATTGGAAGCTGACGACGCTGGGCTGGATCTTCAGTCTGGCGATTGTGTTTTTAGGTTTATCGGCGGCGTTCGGCGGCAAATGGCTGGAAAAAGTCGGGCCACGCTTAACGATGGTCGTCGCGGCCTGTTGTTTTGGCGGCGGTTTTTTGATCTCTGCGCTGGGCGTGCACCTGCACGAAATCTGGCTGATTTATCTCGGTTACGGGGTAATCGGCGGGATTGGCCTAGGCCTGGGTTATGTGTCGCCGGTATCGACTTTGATCAAATGGTTTCCGGATCGGCGCGGTATGGCAACCGGCATGGCCATCATGGGTTTCGGCGGCGGCGCGATGATAGGCGCGCCCTTGTCGGTGCTGCTGATGGACCAGTTCAAATCGGCCGAATCGGTCGGGGTAGTGCAAACATTTTTGGTGATGGGCGGCCTGTATTTTTGTTCGATGCTGATAGGCGCATTGACCATCCGCATCCCGCCGCCCAATTGGCAACCGGAAGGCTGGACACCGCCGTTGGTGCAAAACAAAATGATCACCGACAAGCATGTGCATATCGACCAAGCCCTGAAAACCCCGCAGTTTTATTTGTTGTGGCTGGTGTTGTGTCTGAACGTGACAGCCGGCATCGGTGTGTTGGGTCAAGCCTCGGTGATGATACAAGAGATGTTTAAAGGCTCGGTAACGCCTGCTTCGGCGGCCGGTTTCGTCGGTTTGCTGAGCCTGTTTAATATGGGTGGGCGGTTTTTCTGGTCGTCGGCTTCGGATTTTCTCGGCCGTAAAAATACTTACTTTATTTTCTTCGCAGTGGGCGCAGGTCTATACGCTACGATACCTACCATGGGTATGACCGGCAATATGGCGCTGTTCGTGCTCTTGTACGCTTTGATCATGAGCATGTACGGCGGCGGTTTTTCCACAATTCCGGCTTATCTGGCGGATATTTTCGGCACCCGTTTCGTTGGCGGCATACACGGCCGCTTGCTGACGGCCTGGTCCACTGCCGGGGTGTTGGGACCGGTGTTGGTCAATTACATCCGCGAATATCAAATAAACCAGGGCGTAGCAAAGGCCGATGCCTACAACGTCACCATGTACATCATGGCCGGATTATTGGTGGTGGGTTTTATTGCCAATCTGTCGATACGGCCGGTACACGAGAAACATCACATGAAACACGGCGATTTCGACGAGCTGGATGGTATTTATCCGGCTGACGAAGCGGAACATTAA
- a CDS encoding TonB-dependent receptor: MKKTKLQDFPVAQTGQLAGVAALLFSLQGIANAAEPSPTEDLKNSETTSKTKIARTANQSQTSDTATTLDTVTVAGTAPFNPPNQKPQLDTEAATGSRLGLTPRETPASITIIDRATFEKRGAQTTQEALEKAPGILVSSQPGSAGSVSMRGFTGAQITQLFNGITVQYDVVAARPIDSWITDRVEVLGGPSTFLYGQGAVGGSVNYVSKIAHRGPDEHHGLVSLGEYLNRRASYGFNGQLGNTDNWLQADISYLGSEGYIDNTEADSGVMSFSLLSDITSKLSHTIAFEHQMEDRDSYWGTPVLNPVVNGRIVPWGTEGLGPNEGQIDPGTRYKNYNATGSVFDQQVFWLRDVVDYQLSDNTQLKNTFYYYKADRQYLNVEGYDWNSTNTLITRNKSFAVNHDQALVGNRFEIVHSSNWFSLPSKISAGVDIAYNKQTRAPSMESSAGTVSIVNPYNFSTGTYYDNPLATGPISNARNELYTVAGYAENRLTLVPDLNLITGVRVDDIRLDSKNLRTSFVAPTATNPAAFGRRWTAVTWRAALMYDITSTFNVYAQYSTAADPPSGILTTGTFAALQDFDLTTGRQAEVGTKFDFWDGKGSATLAGYYIERKNLSITDPTDRNRQLPIGAQSSGGVEANVGVQLNDQWSVQGNMAYVDAQYDKFLETVGTSTVSRKGNRPANVAKWVANAWLTWDFDADWQWNFGSRYVGDRFVDTANLIKAPAYAVFDTQLSWKFNPKATVTARVKNLSDEQYVEWGSGGNAPLFFVAAPRTFMMELKVDF; encoded by the coding sequence ATGAAAAAAACCAAGTTACAGGATTTTCCAGTTGCCCAAACCGGCCAACTAGCAGGCGTCGCTGCCTTGCTTTTTTCGCTGCAAGGCATCGCTAACGCCGCCGAGCCATCGCCGACCGAGGATCTAAAAAACAGCGAGACAACCAGCAAAACCAAAATCGCCAGAACCGCCAACCAAAGCCAAACCAGCGACACTGCCACTACGCTGGATACGGTCACCGTCGCTGGAACGGCCCCATTTAATCCACCCAACCAAAAACCGCAACTGGATACCGAAGCCGCCACCGGCAGCCGCTTGGGCCTGACGCCTCGCGAGACGCCGGCTTCAATCACCATCATCGATCGGGCGACATTCGAAAAACGCGGCGCGCAGACTACGCAGGAAGCCTTGGAAAAAGCTCCCGGCATACTCGTATCGTCGCAACCCGGCTCGGCCGGTTCTGTATCGATGCGCGGCTTTACCGGCGCACAAATCACCCAGTTGTTCAACGGTATCACCGTGCAATATGATGTCGTGGCCGCCCGTCCCATCGACAGCTGGATCACTGATAGGGTTGAGGTGTTGGGCGGACCGTCTACATTCTTATACGGTCAAGGCGCAGTAGGCGGCTCGGTCAACTATGTCAGTAAAATCGCGCATCGCGGCCCGGATGAACACCACGGCTTGGTCTCGCTGGGCGAATATTTAAACCGCAGAGCGTCCTATGGTTTCAACGGCCAGCTAGGCAACACGGATAACTGGCTGCAAGCCGACATCAGCTATTTGGGGTCCGAGGGCTATATTGACAACACGGAAGCCGATTCCGGGGTGATGTCGTTTTCCTTATTGAGCGACATCACTTCCAAGCTGTCGCATACCATCGCCTTTGAGCACCAGATGGAAGATCGTGACTCTTACTGGGGTACGCCGGTACTTAATCCGGTGGTCAACGGTAGAATCGTCCCTTGGGGCACCGAGGGTTTAGGCCCTAACGAAGGGCAAATAGACCCCGGCACCCGCTATAAAAACTATAACGCCACGGGTTCGGTATTCGATCAGCAAGTGTTTTGGTTACGCGACGTAGTTGATTATCAACTGTCCGATAACACCCAATTGAAAAACACCTTTTATTACTACAAAGCAGATCGCCAGTACTTAAACGTAGAAGGTTACGACTGGAACAGCACGAATACCCTGATTACCCGTAATAAATCGTTTGCGGTAAATCACGATCAGGCTCTGGTCGGCAACCGATTCGAAATCGTGCATAGCAGCAATTGGTTCAGCCTGCCTTCGAAAATCTCGGCCGGGGTCGACATTGCCTACAATAAGCAAACCCGCGCACCCAGCATGGAAAGCTCGGCAGGCACCGTCAGTATCGTTAACCCGTACAATTTCAGCACCGGCACTTATTACGACAACCCTCTGGCCACTGGACCAATCTCCAACGCCCGCAACGAACTTTATACCGTCGCCGGCTATGCCGAAAACCGCCTGACCCTGGTGCCCGATCTGAATTTGATCACCGGCGTGCGGGTGGACGACATACGCTTGGATTCAAAGAATCTGCGCACGTCCTTTGTTGCACCAACTGCCACCAACCCCGCAGCTTTCGGCCGCCGCTGGACCGCTGTGACCTGGCGCGCAGCACTGATGTACGACATCACCTCCACCTTTAACGTCTACGCGCAATACAGCACCGCGGCCGATCCGCCATCCGGCATATTGACCACCGGCACTTTCGCCGCGCTGCAAGACTTCGACCTCACCACGGGCCGGCAAGCGGAGGTGGGTACTAAATTCGACTTTTGGGACGGCAAAGGCTCGGCGACGCTGGCGGGCTACTACATCGAACGCAAAAACCTATCAATAACCGATCCGACGGACCGAAATCGGCAGTTACCAATAGGTGCACAGTCCTCTGGCGGTGTGGAGGCCAATGTCGGCGTACAACTCAACGATCAATGGAGCGTACAAGGCAACATGGCCTATGTCGATGCCCAGTACGACAAGTTCCTGGAAACCGTCGGTACCAGCACGGTGTCAAGAAAAGGCAATCGGCCGGCCAATGTCGCCAAATGGGTGGCCAACGCGTGGCTAACCTGGGATTTCGATGCCGATTGGCAATGGAATTTTGGATCGCGTTACGTCGGCGACCGCTTCGTCGATACCGCCAACCTGATCAAAGCCCCGGCCTATGCGGTATTCGATACCCAACTGTCGTGGAAATTTAACCCAAAAGCCACCGTCACCGCGCGGGTTAAAAACCTGTCCGACGAGCAATACGTCGAATGGGGTAGCGGCGGTAATGCGCCGTTATTCTTTGTCGCTGCACCGCGTACCTTCATGATGGAATTGAAAGTAGACTTT